The genomic segment ATAGCTCTCCACTATATCTCATCATCATAGCATGGCAATCGATACAAGGATTCACATTCTTCCCATATCCATGTTTTGGATTTCTTACCATTTCAAAATGTTCATTTGAAAAGTCTATAACTTCTAATGGTATATCTATTTGTTTAACGATTTTCAATGCATTTTCCTCATTGAAAAAGTGTGATTTAAAGCATATCCCAATGACTTCTATTCCCTGATCTTTTACAAGTTTTGCTGCTAATATACTATCAAGGCCTCCAGAAATCATAGCCAAAGCTGTTGTCATAAGCAATACCTCTCTTTACTGTATTTTAATAATTCCTATTAAACCATCTCCTGCGGAGCTGAAATGTCGTTAAAACTACTATTTATTGTTCCTATTGATAGCCAATTCAATAAGTTCATCAATAAGCTTCACATAAGTTTTCCCTGTAGCTTGCCACATTTTAGGGTACATACTTATTTGAGTAAAACCCGGTATAGTATTAACTTCATTTAAATAAACTTCTTCTGTTTCTTTATCCACTAGGAAATCCACTCTTGCCATTCCAGCACAATCTAGTATTTTATAAATTTTTATAGCTTCATCTTTAATGGTCTGTAGCTTAGCTTCACAGAGCGCTGCAGGTATTAAAAGTTTAGATTCCTCGTTTTTATATTTAGCTTCATAATCATAAAATTCTTTTGCGGGGATTACTTCTCCCGGAATAGCCGCCTCAGGATAATCATTCCCTATTACAGCAACCTCAATTTCCCTTGCATTAATGGCCTGTTCAACTAAAATTTTTCTATCATATTTTAGAGCTTCTTCTACTCCAAGCATTAATTCATATTTGTTGTGTGCTTTTGTTATACCTACAGAGGACCCTCCATTAGACGGTTTAATAAATACTGGATAGCCCAATTTTTTTTCTATCTTTTCTATTAATATTTCTTTGTCTTTTGCATGTTCGCTCGAATTTATTACCACATAATCAGCTTGCTTTACATTGAATTTTTCTAATAAGTATTTTGTATATACTTTATCCATGCAAATAGCAGAGGACATTACTCCGGGACCCACGCAAGGAATATTGGATAATTTGCACATACCTTGAATAGTTCCATCTTCTCCAAATGAACCATGCAATACTGGGAATACTACATCCACTTCTTTATTAAATATAATTTTTTGTCCCTCTGGCCTCTTATAATATTCGTCCTTTTCCCATTCACCATTCTCTATGTTATCTAATTTACCAGTATATTCAAACCATAGCCCATCCTTAGTTATTCCTATAGGGTATATATCATATTTTGTTTGATCAATATTTTTCAATACTGATGTTGCTGACATTCTCGAAACCTCATGTTCTGTGGACTGACCACCAAATAACACTGCTATCTTCTTTTTCATTAACGCTCACTCCTTATAACCATAGTAACCATTTTCCAAATAAATTTAGTATTACATACTAGTTTTTTAGTATATAATACTAAATTTTTTTAGTATTGTATCATATTATATCATTTTTATCTATTCCTTTGTATTTTAATTTTCAAAACTCACTTTCTCTAATAACACCACTCAAAATTATAATGGCAAATTAAATCATCTCCTGGGTCGCTGCATAGCTTCGAAGAAGATGAATTGACGACTTCAGAAGGAGATTTATACTCCACTTATAGAAGTGGGATACTTCCCGTCTGAAACGTCGTTAAAACAACTCAATTAAAGAGAGGATATACGTGCATAAATCGCACATATATCCTCTCTTTAATTGACTACTACATGTAATATTTTCGTCCTCTTAACCTTTTATTATACTAAATAGTTAACTTGCCATTAGGCGTGTCTATTATTTCCATTATTCTTTCTTCATAACCAGTATCAGCATTAATGTACACTATAAAATTTTTCTCCTTATATAACCCTAAAAACTCATAGCACAATACTTCTTTATTAGTCTCGGTTGGTATGACAGCCAAACTAATTTTATTTATTTTCAGCCTTTTACCAACCTTTTCTTGCGCTTTTGCTGCTGTTACTTTTGGTTTAACGTTCTTCCTTTTTTCAACATGAGAAATTAGAAATTTTTCAGATTCAATTCCTATAATACTACCATCGTCTAGCGCAATCTTAAGCTTTACTTGATCTGGATAAATCGCCACTTCTCCTTGTTTATACACATAACTTACCACTACTGTATTATCATAATTCAGCACGTATGTAGACTCCATATTTTTATATCCTATTTTACTAATAAACTTACTTCCACTTTGTATTGCCTTATCAGCATTCAAAGTTGGTTTTCCTATAGCCCTATTATCTAATAAATATACTATTCTACCTCCATTTTTACTTACTTCTATTACTGCTTTACCATCACCTTTACCTCTACCTTTAAATGTTACATGAAAGTTGTAAGCAGGTATTTTAGTCTTCCCTTCTTGTGGGTTACTTTCAATGCTTTCAATTTTATCTTCTCCAAATATATTTTTTATTATCTTGATTGCTTCTTTTTCGCTTACTTCCTTTTGGGACATTATTTTAGGCTTTATTTCTAATACATTATCTGAGAAAGGCCCATCATAAATTAATGCTGGATACTGAACTATTTGTTTTTGTATACCCGTGAATTTTTCAGTCACAAGGCTCTTACCCTCTTTTGCAAATACTCCACTACTTTTTTTCCTAATCTCTCCCCATTTGACTTTACCTTCATTTATTTCAGAAAGCACTCCATTTAATTGTTCCTGGAGCGTATACGATTGCATCTCTAATTTGTCAATTAATTCATATTCCTTATCATTAAGTTCCTTTCCTTCTGATGATGCTTTGCCTAAAGTGTAGCAGAAATCTCCTACTTGAGTTAAAAATTCACTAGTATCCGAAATAACTGATTGTTCGAGTGGCAACGAATGTAATTTATCATTTGCGGTGGCTGAATGTCTAAATATTTCTTCAAAGACTACTATGCTCTGTTCTCTAGACCCCACAATAGCAGATTTACCTAGGTTTACCCTTATATTTTGTACAGAACTAACAAGTTCATACATATTTTTACTATATTGACCTTGAAGATAATTTCTATAATCTAATCTTTCCAAAAACATTAGTATAGCAAAAGTAGTTGAAAATACAACAATTATAGTTACAACACTTGTATACAAAATTCTTTTCTTTAGCATTTTCATATGTTTCCCTCCCGGTATTCTTCATAAGGGGATAATAATTATTATCCTCCTAGTAGTCTTCTAGATATTTTTTCAACTAAATAATTTGTTAAAAATCTCGCCAATTTTAAATTTAACAACTATTTTTTTATTATTTACAGTATTATCTACCAAATTATACTCATCATCCGACAATACTGTTTTCATTTCTTTTTCCGTTTTTTCATATGATACATTTCCTTTAGTAATATCTACAAAACATAATGGTGGAAACATAACACACCACCAGTTTTGGCCTGTGCCAGTTCCAATAATAATTCTGTAAGCCTCATATTTACCTTGAGGCAAAGTTATATTTCCGTAGGTTTTAACTGGAAAGTTTTCCTCTGAAAGTGTCGATGCTACGGAATATTTAAACCCATTTTTCTTTATAACCGTTTCCGCAATTTTTTTAATGTTTTTATTTTCATTCTTTATAATCTTTCTTGATTCTTCTATGCTCTTGCAATCCTTAAGTTTTGGTGATATATATTTTAAAACAGAATCTCTTACTTTTAATTTTAACTTTTGATCTGTTTTGTCATCACTATTAGCTATTACATGAAACCTTATAAGTTTACCAGCAACATCACTTTGGTTTACTTTTCCACTCATATTATTTGTATTTAAAGCTATGGAAATTAAAATAATTATGGTAATGCTTGTTAATATAAATTTTTTCATGTTTATCCCCCCCGGATATAATGATTCACATTAAAAGTATTAACATATTATGCAATTTTATTCATTGAACTGCTCCGATTCTTCGAATTTTAGTATTAACAGTCACATTTACTGTTGCATTTTTATATTTCCCATCCCAATCCTTTTCTATTTTGTTCCATAACGAAGGGTTAAATTTTTCAATATTTTCACGGGTTCCAAATGGATCTATCTCAAATCTTTTTATAGCAATTCCCATGTTTTTTTCACATTCTTCACTAATTGACTTATTAAAAGTATTTTGCAGTCTTTGCAACTCACCTTTTTCAAGTATTCTTTTACCTACATAATAGCCACCCAGCTGACCCTCAAGGCTTATATCTATATCAATAGCTAACTTACCTCCTTCCTGCGTAACTTTCATTTTCCTTTCATATCCGTCTATTATATAATCAACAGGGTGTCCTTCCATGTATATAACTTTTTTACCAGCTTTAAACTTCCCACTTAACAATTGGATATCCATCAGCTCGATTGGCGTAAAATATCCTTTTAATTCATAATCTTTAATTATAGCAGCACCAGTTAAAATCAATTCTTTTTTCCCCTTATCTAAAGTTATTCTAGGTAGTAACGCACTTCCATTTTCGCTTAAAAGAATAAGAAATTCATTTAAATTTATGCTCATAATTCTAGAATTTCTCTTGCTGTTATCCATAAGTCCAGAAATATAATATTGGGTGCTATTTTCTGTCATAGGTTTAAATTTTATATAGTCTTCAGCTATGCCTTCCGAAACAACTACCTGAAGCATTCTATTTATGCTAGGATTTCGTTGCATATAATCCACAATCTCTTTGACAGTATCTTTATATTTTAATACATCATCGCTTAATATAAGTAACTTAGCATGCCCCATATATATATCTCTACTACTTTTAGCTATGGCTTCTGACGCAGCATCCTCCATAGAGGATGCCTGCGTATTAATGTATTTTTCCTGTGGACTCCCACCTTTATCCCCCCCTATCACACTCATGTCTGGAAATCCATAAGTTACATCAATTTTTTTAATCTTCGCCTCAGCAAATGGTTCTTCCGGATTAATACTTTTTAATTCCTTTTCTTTATCAATATCTTCCCCTGCGTCAACAGCTATAGTAGATATGAAATTAAGCCTATCTATTTCTACTTTATCCCAGCATCCGCTAAGCAACATACAGCTTAAGATAACCGGTAAAACCTTCTTAAATTTCATCCGCACTTTTCCGCCCCCCTTTACCCTTACTTTTACATTTACCTACCAATAAGATGAGTATCGGCAAGAGTAGAAAAAGAAATATCGCCGTTAATATAACTGGTGTCGTTTTAAATTGCAAAGCATAAAGTTCTGCTATATTTTGTGGATATAGTGCTACGACATAAATAATAGGCATAATTAAAAGTGAAGATAGTTTAATATCTTTCAATTTAAATACATTTTTTACAATCTCCCCCGAAAAGAAATAAGCATTAACAAAGGTGGCGAAATAAAAAAATATCCAGAACGCCATTACTATTCCTTCCCACCGTTCTATAAATGAACCTGGTATATATAATGATCTTATCATGGAAATAGTTGGCCATAATAAAATTCTACTCTGCGATTTAGAGAACACCGCTAAAACAAGTATCATTACAATTAGATAAAAGATTGTTACAAACATAATACTCTTTTTTAACACACGGGGTGAATTGCTCTTATTCTTAACATAAGGGAGAATAAGGTAGGCTATTTCAATCCCACCAAAACAGAATAAAATATACCTAGAAGCCCTAAAGTAATCGGACGGCTTATTATTAAGTACTGGTAATAAATTTGTAAAATCTGCATTTATTGCGATAAGTATGAAAACTGTAAAAGCGGGAATAAACATAATCCAAAATACAATTTCATTAAACTTAACTAAATCACATATTTCACCTCTAACTAAGTAAGTTCCTGTTAAAATAGTAATCATCAAAATAAATTCTGTAGGAGTTCGCCTTAATAAATGTAATTTAATTACTTCAGCAAACTCCCTCATTCCAAGAGAAGCAATAAATATACTATAAATTGCAAATGTAATCCCAAATATGCCTCCAAGAAGCTTTCCAAAATTATTCTGCAATATATTTGTAAGTTCTTCAAAATCGTTTTTATCCATAACCATGTACATAAGATACAGTAATAAAAAAACAACTATTCCGCCGGCTAAAGTAACTATCCACGCGTCACTACCTACTTTATCTATGACTTCTCTTGGGCTGGAAAATATCCCTACGCCTACTATAGCTACCACTACAGTAGTAAACAACCC from the Clostridium sp. CM027 genome contains:
- a CDS encoding D-alanine--D-alanine ligase family protein, with translation MKKKIAVLFGGQSTEHEVSRMSATSVLKNIDQTKYDIYPIGITKDGLWFEYTGKLDNIENGEWEKDEYYKRPEGQKIIFNKEVDVVFPVLHGSFGEDGTIQGMCKLSNIPCVGPGVMSSAICMDKVYTKYLLEKFNVKQADYVVINSSEHAKDKEILIEKIEKKLGYPVFIKPSNGGSSVGITKAHNKYELMLGVEEALKYDRKILVEQAINAREIEVAVIGNDYPEAAIPGEVIPAKEFYDYEAKYKNEESKLLIPAALCEAKLQTIKDEAIKIYKILDCAGMARVDFLVDKETEEVYLNEVNTIPGFTQISMYPKMWQATGKTYVKLIDELIELAINRNNK
- a CDS encoding Ger(x)C family spore germination protein, whose translation is MKFKKVLPVILSCMLLSGCWDKVEIDRLNFISTIAVDAGEDIDKEKELKSINPEEPFAEAKIKKIDVTYGFPDMSVIGGDKGGSPQEKYINTQASSMEDAASEAIAKSSRDIYMGHAKLLILSDDVLKYKDTVKEIVDYMQRNPSINRMLQVVVSEGIAEDYIKFKPMTENSTQYYISGLMDNSKRNSRIMSINLNEFLILLSENGSALLPRITLDKGKKELILTGAAIIKDYELKGYFTPIELMDIQLLSGKFKAGKKVIYMEGHPVDYIIDGYERKMKVTQEGGKLAIDIDISLEGQLGGYYVGKRILEKGELQRLQNTFNKSISEECEKNMGIAIKRFEIDPFGTRENIEKFNPSLWNKIEKDWDGKYKNATVNVTVNTKIRRIGAVQ
- a CDS encoding endospore germination permease — translated: MRDKKIIGDFGLFTTVVVAIVGVGIFSSPREVIDKVGSDAWIVTLAGGIVVFLLLYLMYMVMDKNDFEELTNILQNNFGKLLGGIFGITFAIYSIFIASLGMREFAEVIKLHLLRRTPTEFILMITILTGTYLVRGEICDLVKFNEIVFWIMFIPAFTVFILIAINADFTNLLPVLNNKPSDYFRASRYILFCFGGIEIAYLILPYVKNKSNSPRVLKKSIMFVTIFYLIVMILVLAVFSKSQSRILLWPTISMIRSLYIPGSFIERWEGIVMAFWIFFYFATFVNAYFFSGEIVKNVFKLKDIKLSSLLIMPIIYVVALYPQNIAELYALQFKTTPVILTAIFLFLLLPILILLVGKCKSKGKGGRKSADEI
- the spoIIR gene encoding stage II sporulation protein R; protein product: MKKFILTSITIIILISIALNTNNMSGKVNQSDVAGKLIRFHVIANSDDKTDQKLKLKVRDSVLKYISPKLKDCKSIEESRKIIKNENKNIKKIAETVIKKNGFKYSVASTLSEENFPVKTYGNITLPQGKYEAYRIIIGTGTGQNWWCVMFPPLCFVDITKGNVSYEKTEKEMKTVLSDDEYNLVDNTVNNKKIVVKFKIGEIFNKLFS
- the ypeB gene encoding germination protein YpeB, with the translated sequence MKMLKKRILYTSVVTIIVVFSTTFAILMFLERLDYRNYLQGQYSKNMYELVSSVQNIRVNLGKSAIVGSREQSIVVFEEIFRHSATANDKLHSLPLEQSVISDTSEFLTQVGDFCYTLGKASSEGKELNDKEYELIDKLEMQSYTLQEQLNGVLSEINEGKVKWGEIRKKSSGVFAKEGKSLVTEKFTGIQKQIVQYPALIYDGPFSDNVLEIKPKIMSQKEVSEKEAIKIIKNIFGEDKIESIESNPQEGKTKIPAYNFHVTFKGRGKGDGKAVIEVSKNGGRIVYLLDNRAIGKPTLNADKAIQSGSKFISKIGYKNMESTYVLNYDNTVVVSYVYKQGEVAIYPDQVKLKIALDDGSIIGIESEKFLISHVEKRKNVKPKVTAAKAQEKVGKRLKINKISLAVIPTETNKEVLCYEFLGLYKEKNFIVYINADTGYEERIMEIIDTPNGKLTI